A stretch of Triticum aestivum cultivar Chinese Spring chromosome 1D, IWGSC CS RefSeq v2.1, whole genome shotgun sequence DNA encodes these proteins:
- the LOC123175612 gene encoding gallate 1-beta-glucosyltransferase 84A23-like gives MSCQEGATPAAAQPHVLLVSCPLQGHVNPLVRIGRRLAARGIHVTFTTVLRGAIHRGDGASVSAGGVRFEYHLRDDDHDNEDRAMTPDDMLRRVVDVGPAALADLVRRLADAGRPVSCVVNTTFVPWALDVARELGLPCATLWNQSCAVLSLYHHFYDDDAPFPGAAEDAPVALPGLPAMSLDELPLMVRPEFAHNLWGQMLRRQLVEVRGRQAPSWVLVNTFHQLERDVIEALRARDVAVTPVGPLLDDDEPAVGDDDACVMAWLDAQPPRSVVYVAFGSLVDIGRDETAALAEGLASTGRPFIWVVRDGLVHLPESVLAACRGDTGRIVAWCPQGRVLRHGAVGCFLTHCGWNSVTEALAAGVPVIAYPWWSDQFTNAKFLVEEYGVGVRLPAPVTQDALRACVDEVMSGPEAVAMRARARAWKEAAAAALADGGSSDRSLEAFVDFLRAPTRSGGVDTISSPAKQGSVSSL, from the coding sequence ATGAGCTGCCAAGAGGGCGCCACGCCGGCGGCGGCGCAGCCGCACGTCCTCCTCGTGTCGTGCCCGCTGCAGGGCCACGTGAACCCGCTAGTCCGCATCGGCAGACGCCTCGCCGCCAGGGGCATCCACGTCACCTTCACCACCGTCCTCCGCGGCGCCATCCACCGCGGAGACGGCGCCTCCGTGTCCGCCGGCGGCGTCCGCTTCGAGTACCACCTGCGCGACGACGACCACGACAACGAAGACCGGGCGATGACCCCCGATGACATGCTGCGGCGCGTCGTGGACGTGGGCCCCGCGGCGCTGGCCGACCTGGTCCGGCGCCTGGCCGACGCCGGCCGGCCGGTCTCCTGCGTCGTCAACACCACCTTCGTGCCCTGGGCGCTCGACGTGGCCCGCGAGCTGGGCCTCCCCTGCGCCACGCTCTGGAACCAGTCCTGCGCCGTGCTGTCCCTCTACCACCACTTCTACGACGACGACGCGCCGTTCCCGGGCGCGGCCGAAGATGCGCCGGTGGCGCTGCCCGGGCTGCCGGCCATGTCCTTGGACGAGCTGCCGCTCATGGTCCGACCCGAGTTCGCGCACAACCTCTGGGGCCAGATGCTCCGAAGGCAGCTCGTCGAGGTCCGTGGGAGGCAGGCACCATCGTGGGTGCTCGTCAACACCTTCCACCAGCTCGAGCGCGACGTCATCGAGGCCCTACGGGCCCGCGACGTCGCCGTCACGCCCGTCGGCCCGCTCCTGGACGATGATGAACCGGCCGTGGGCGACGACGACGCCTGCGTGATGGCGTGGCTCGACGCGCAGCCGCCGCGCTCCGTGGTGTACGTGGCGTTCGGCAGCCTTGTGGACATCGGGCGGGACGAGACGGCGGCCCTGGCGGAGGGACTCGCCAGCACCGGCAGGCCGTTCATTTGGGTGGTGCGCGACGGCCTCGTCCACCTGCCGGAGTCCGTCCTCGCCGCCTGCCGCGGAGACACCGGCAGGATCGTGGCGTGGTGCCCGCAGGGGCGCGTGCTCCGGCACGGCGCGGTCGGGTGCTTCCTGacgcactgcgggtggaactcCGTCACCGAGGCGCTGGCGGCGGGCGTGCCGGTGATCGCGTACCCGTGGTGGTCGGACCAGTTCACCAACGCCAAGTTCCTGGTGGAGGAGTACGGGGTCGGCGTCCGGCTGCCGGCCCCGGTCACGCAGGACGCGCTCCGTGCGTGCGTCGACGAGGTGATGAGCGGACCGGAGGCAGTGGCAATGCGGGCGAGGGCAAGGGCgtggaaggaggcggcggcggcggcgctggccgaCGGCGGGTCCTCGGACCGGAGCCTCGAGGCTTTCGTCGACTTCCTGCGAGCGCCTACAAGATCTGGTGGAGTTGACACGATTAGCTCGCCGGCAAAGCAGGGATCAGTCAGTTCGTTATAA